One genomic window of Apteryx mantelli isolate bAptMan1 chromosome 35, bAptMan1.hap1, whole genome shotgun sequence includes the following:
- the LOC136994998 gene encoding calcineurin B homologous protein 2-like translates to MGAAAARPPPGLGALSDETGLSPAALMRLHERFQALDRDDKGHLSPADLQALEGLALNPLCERIVGAFFPAGAQRADFPTFARVLAHFRPAEGAPCEPGGPSSPGSKLRFVFELYDLDGDGQISYRELLQVLRLMVGLEVPDEALAAVAARALREADRSGRGTLCFEDFAKAVERLDVDRRMSIWMLK, encoded by the exons atgggtgctgccgccgcccggcccccccccggcctgggGGCGCTCTCCGATGAGACCGGcc tGTCACCGGCGGCCCTGATGCGACTCCACGAGCGCTTCCAGGCCCTCGACCGGGATGACAAGGGGCATCTCAG CCCCGCCGACCTGCAGGCGCTCGAGGGCCTGGCGCTGAACCCGCTGTGCGAGAGGATCGTGGGCGCCTTCTTCCCCGCCGG GGCGCAGCGGGCCGATTTCCCGACCTTCGCGCGAGTCCTCGCCCACTTCCGGCCGGCCGAGGGGGCCCCGTGCGAGCCGGGGGGGCCCAGCAGCCCCGGCAGCAAGCTGCGCT TCGTCTTCGAGCTCTACGACCTGGACGGGGACGGGCAGATCTCCTACCGCGAGCTGCTGCAG GTGCTGCGGCTCATGGTGGGGCTGGAGGTGCCGGACGAGGCGCTGGCGGCCGTCGCCGCCCGGGCGCTGCGCGAGGCCGATCGGAGCGGCCGCGGCACCCTCTGCTTCGAGGACTTCGCCAag GCGGTGGAGCGTCTCGACGTCGATCGCCGCATGAGCATCTGGATGCTGAAGTGA
- the TIMM50 gene encoding mitochondrial import inner membrane translocase subunit TIM50: MIIEPTSPKLLPDPLREPYYQPPYTLVIELTDVLLHPEWSLVTGWRFKKRPGIESLFQQLAPLYEIVVFTSETGMTAFPLIDSVDPHGFVSYRLFRDATRYMDGHHVKDISCLNRDPAKVVVVDCRKEAFCLQPYNGLALARWDGNSDDRTLYDLAAFLKTIALSGVEDVRTVLENYSLEDDPLAAFKRRQSQLEQEEQQRLADLSQGKQGPQLFLGSLAGRLWPRSKQQ; the protein is encoded by the exons ATGATCATCGAGCCCACCAGCCCCAAGCTGCTGCCGGACCCGCTGCGCGAGCCCTACTACCAGCCGCCCTACACCCTCGTCATCGAGCTCACCGACGTCCTGCTGCACCCCGAGTGGTCG CTCGTCACCGGCTGGCGCTTCAAGAAGCGCCCGGGCATCGAGAGCCTCTTCCAGCAGCTGGCCCCGCTCTACGAGATCGTCGTCTTCACCTCCGAGACCGGCATG accgCCTTCCCCCTCATCGACAGCGTCGACCCCCACGGCTTCGTCTCCTACCGCCTCTTCCGCGACGCCACCCGCTACATGGACGGGCACCACGTGAAG GACATCTCCTGCCTCAACAGAGACCCCGccaaggtggtggtggtggattGCCGCAAGGAGGCCTTCTGCCTGCAGCCCTACAACGGGCTGGCGCTGGCCCGCTGGGACGGCAACTCCGACGACCGGACCCTCTACGACCTCGCCGCCTTCCTCAAGA CCATCGCCCTGAGCGGCGTCGAGGACGTGCGCACGGTGCTGGAGAACTACTCGCTGGAGGACGACCCGCTGGCCGCCTTCAAGCGGCGCCAGTCGCAGCTGGAGCAG gaggagcagcagcggcTCGCCGACCTCTCGCAGGGCAAACAGGggccccagctcttcctgggctCCCTCGCCGGCCGCCTCTGGCCCCGCTCCAAGCAGCAGTGA
- the QPCTL gene encoding glutaminyl-peptide cyclotransferase-like protein — protein MTSPRRAPGAPGGPAAAAAAAAARGGGRGRPVPVPVPVPVPGAGLCPPPPRHCPRPRPLPVLLALAAAAAFLYAAWPPVGDPAGNAPPGGRRGRSEAELRELAAALEPRRLRETFLRPLLRPRVPGSAGSRAARQHLAARLGALSAGWRLELDAFEAATPRGPVAFASLVATAAPAAARRRLALACHYDSKALPPDARGRPFVGATDSALPCALLLELAAALDARLRHAARQGADTTLQLLFLDGEEAFGEWSASDSLYGARHLAARMAAAPHPPGGTQLGAISLLVLLDLLGAPEPTIYSHFARTHAWFLQLVAIEKRLHRLGLLRSHPREQMYFQPGPAPGPVEDDHVPFLQRGVPVLHLIPTPFPRVWHTPEDTEANLDPPTAENLGKILAVFVADFLRL, from the exons GCcccgggggcgcccggcgggcccgcggcggcggcggcggcggcggcggcgcgggggggggggagggggcggccggtaccggtgccggtgccggtgccggtacCGGGGGCGGGGCtgtgcccgccgcccccccgccactgcccccgcccccgcccgctcccggtgctgctggcgctggcggccgccgccgctttccTCTACGCGGCCTGGCCGCCGGTGGGCGACCCCGCCGGGAACGCG ccccccggggggCGTCGAGGCCGCTCGGAGGCCGAGCTGCGGgagctggcggcggcgctggAGCCGCGGCGGCTGCGCGAGACCTTCCTGCGGCCCCTGCTGCGGCCCCGGGTGCCCGGCAGCGCCGGCAGCCGAGCCGCCCGCCAG CACCTGGCTGCCCGGCTGGGCGCCCTGTCGGCCGGTTGGCGCCTGGAGCTGGACGCCTTCGAGGCGGCGACGCCGCGGGGGCCGGTGGCCTTCGCCTCGCTGGTGGCcacggcggcgcccgccgccgcccgccgccgcctcgccctcgCCTGCCACTACGACAGCAAGGCGCTGCCGCCCGACGCCCGCGGCCGCCCCTTCGTGGGCGCCACCGACTcggcgctgccctgcgccctgctcCTCGAGCTGGCGGCCGCCCTCGACGCCCGCCTGCGCCACGCCGCCCGCCAG GGCGCCGACACCACGCTGCAGCTGCTCTTCCTGGACGGCGAGGAGGCCTTCGGCGAGTGGAGCGCCAGCGACTCGCTCTACGGCGCCCGGCACCTGGCCGCCCGCATGGCCGCCGCTCCCCACCCACCCGGCGGCACCCAGCTCGGCGCCATC agcctgctggtgctgctggaccTGCTGGGCGCCCCCGAGCCCACCATCTACAGCCACTTCGCCCGCACCCACGCCTGGTTCCTGCAGCTCGTCGCCATCG AGAAGCGGCTGCAccgcctggggctgctgcgctcCCACCCCCGGGAGCAGATGTACTTCCAGCCGGGCCCGGCGCCGGGACCCGTCGAGGACGACCACGTCCCCTTCCTGCAGCGAG GCGTCCCCGTGCTGCACCTCATCCCCACGCCGTTCCCCCGCGTGTGGCACACGCCCGAGGACACCGAGGCCAACCTGGACCCGCCGACCGCCGAGAACCTCGGCAAGATCCTCGCCGTCTTCGTCGCCGACTTCCTCCGGCTCTGA
- the DLL3 gene encoding delta-like protein 3 has product MAPLLLAGLLALLSISPGTVSLLIETWRLEEAEGPTGRGRLLGRARWRQRLAPGPRWRRGAELSPCALGPCFNGGACAPAPPPGAGYSCRCPPGFRGFNCERRADRCADRVCLHGGHCLDLGRSVICKCRAGFSGPRCEHNVDDCSPNPCANGGTCVDGANSYSCSCTLGYSGADCRLRADACASGPCLHGATCYTHFSGHVCACAPGFMGPRCEFEVGGPPAAPRRPPSAPLALAAALPLALLGPGLGLALAARRHRRRHPPAPRR; this is encoded by the exons ATGGCTCCGCTGCTCCTCGCCGGGCTCCTCGCCCTGCTCAGCATCTCCCCG ggcacCGTCTCCCTCCTCATCGAGACCTGGCGGCTGGAGGAGGCCGAAGGCCCCACGG gccgggggcggctgctgggccgGGCGCGCTGGCGGCAGCGCTTGGCGCCGGGACCCCGCtggcgccggggg GCGGAGCTGTCGCCCTGCGCCCTCGGCCCCTGCTTTAACGGCGGCGCctgcgcccccgcgccgccgcccggcgccggttACAGCTGCCGCTGCCCGCCCGGTTTCCGCGGCTTCAATTGCGAGCGCCGCGCCGACCGCTGCGCCGACCGCGTCTGCCTCcacg GCGGCCACTGCCTGGACCTGGGCCGGAGCGTGATCTGCAAGTGCCGGGCGGGCTTCTCAGGGCCGCGGTGCGAGCACAATGTGGACGACTGCAGCCCCAACCCCTGCGCCAACGGGGGCACCTGCGTGGACGGGGCCAACAGCTACAGCTGCTCCTGCACCCTGGGCTACAGCGGGGCCGACTGCCGCCTGCGGGCCGACGCCTGCGCCTCGGGGCCCTGCCTCCACGGCGCCACCTGCTACACCCACTTCTCGGGCCACGTCTGCGCGTGCGCCCCCGGCTTCATGGGCCCCCGCTGCGAGTTCGAGGTGGGGGGGCCACCGGCGGCACCGCGCCGGCCCCCGTCGGCCCCACTGGCCCTGGCGGCCGCCCTCCCGCTGGCCCTGCTGGGCCCCGGCCTGGGGCTGGCCCtggccgcccgccgccaccgccgccgccacccgccggccccgcgcaggtGA